Proteins encoded in a region of the Pseudothermotoga elfii DSM 9442 = NBRC 107921 genome:
- the mtnA gene encoding S-methyl-5-thioribose-1-phosphate isomerase, which yields MNFKTLTMQWTGNSLILVDQRKLPHVVNYVECKSYAEVARAIKDMVVRGAPAIGATAAFGYVLGAKEAATLKNQNFIDVMKNVYDVLASTRPTAVNLFWALNRMEKCVDLSKAVDEILEDLEKEAIKIAEEDIRINKTIGTHGQTLLKDGCAVLTHCNAGALATVDYGTALGVIRAAVESGKKIKVYVDETRPYLQGARLTAWELLEIGVETILITDNMAGWVMKQGKIDAVIVGADRIAANGDVANKIGTYSVAVLSNQHGIPFYVAAPTSTIDIKIKNGSEIPIEERSHDEVTHVHGVKVAPDGVAVYNPAFDVTEHQLITAIITEKGILRPPYKENIAKLFGG from the coding sequence ATGAATTTCAAAACTTTGACAATGCAATGGACAGGAAATTCACTAATTCTTGTGGATCAGCGAAAATTGCCTCATGTTGTTAATTATGTTGAGTGTAAGAGCTATGCTGAAGTAGCACGGGCGATCAAAGATATGGTCGTCCGTGGAGCTCCTGCTATAGGAGCCACCGCGGCTTTTGGTTATGTTCTTGGAGCAAAAGAGGCTGCAACTCTTAAAAATCAGAATTTTATCGACGTTATGAAAAATGTGTACGATGTACTTGCATCGACTCGACCAACGGCTGTTAACCTGTTCTGGGCGTTGAATCGAATGGAAAAGTGTGTAGACTTGTCAAAAGCTGTTGATGAAATTCTTGAAGATCTTGAAAAAGAAGCGATAAAGATAGCAGAAGAAGATATCAGGATAAACAAAACTATAGGAACACATGGGCAAACTTTGTTGAAAGATGGCTGCGCTGTTTTAACTCATTGCAATGCAGGAGCTTTAGCGACGGTAGATTATGGCACAGCCCTTGGAGTTATAAGGGCGGCTGTAGAATCTGGAAAGAAGATAAAGGTATACGTAGATGAAACAAGACCATATTTGCAGGGAGCCCGGTTGACAGCCTGGGAATTGCTTGAAATTGGTGTTGAAACAATTTTAATAACAGATAATATGGCTGGCTGGGTTATGAAGCAGGGGAAGATCGATGCCGTTATCGTTGGAGCTGATAGAATAGCAGCGAATGGCGATGTTGCTAACAAGATAGGTACTTATTCGGTGGCAGTACTTTCAAACCAGCATGGTATACCGTTTTATGTCGCAGCTCCTACATCGACGATAGATATTAAAATAAAAAATGGAAGCGAGATACCCATAGAAGAGCGTTCTCACGATGAGGTAACCCATGTTCACGGGGTGAAAGTTGCCCCGGATGGTGTGGCAGTATATAATCCTGCTTTTGATGTGACAGAGCATCAATTAATAACAGCTATAATAACTGAAAAAGGAATTCTGAGGCCTCCTTATAAAGAAAATATAGCAAAGTTGTTTGGAGGATAG
- a CDS encoding YaaR family protein, whose product MRINPLEDGKFRSSEVKKKKKIKFKSSSAVRSMDSTSFFEVLEEAEEEKLDELLERLIRQVVKSGNNLVRSPTQENFRSYRESIKDFLKVIEKKLYKIGKQLSSVDLHLIVQEVDNRLEKIAAELFEAERGAILLSARVQEIYGLLMDLYR is encoded by the coding sequence GTGAGAATTAATCCTCTTGAAGATGGTAAGTTTAGAAGTTCTGAAGTTAAGAAAAAAAAGAAAATCAAATTCAAATCAAGTTCTGCCGTGAGGAGCATGGATAGCACAAGTTTTTTCGAAGTGCTTGAAGAAGCTGAAGAAGAGAAACTTGACGAATTGCTTGAAAGACTTATAAGACAGGTTGTAAAATCGGGAAACAATCTCGTCAGATCGCCAACGCAGGAAAATTTCAGATCTTATCGTGAGAGCATTAAAGATTTTTTGAAAGTAATTGAGAAAAAGCTCTACAAAATTGGAAAACAACTTTCCAGTGTTGATTTGCATCTAATTGTTCAAGAAGTTGATAACAGATTGGAGAAAATAGCCGCGGAGTTATTTGAAGCTGAAAGAGGTGCTATTTTGTTGTCTGCGAGAGTTCAGGAAATATACGGTTTATTAATGGATTTATACAGGTGA
- a CDS encoding ABC transporter permease, with amino-acid sequence MRVPNKQIIFGLIIIIVNIFAAIFAPLIATHSIDEMDFSYIFAKPGEGGHVLGTDDYGRDIFSRIIYGSRISLMVGVIAVGIGSLIGTLLGVVSGFFGGFLDALIMRFTDALLSFPYVLLAIAMMAVLGPGLFNAMLAIGIVMVPSFSRVVRSSVINVKNEEFILAARSMGASNLWIIFHHVLPNIVPTLIIYSSLNFAGAVISEATLSFLGLGIQPPTPSWGSMLSEAKNYLQTAPHMAIFPGLAILITCLGFNLLGDGLRDTLDPRLKT; translated from the coding sequence GTGAGAGTTCCGAACAAGCAAATAATTTTTGGGCTCATAATTATTATAGTAAACATTTTTGCGGCAATTTTTGCACCGTTAATAGCAACTCACAGTATTGATGAAATGGATTTTTCATACATTTTCGCTAAACCAGGAGAGGGTGGACATGTTCTTGGAACAGACGATTATGGAAGAGATATCTTTTCGAGAATAATCTACGGAAGTCGTATCTCTCTCATGGTTGGTGTGATAGCCGTTGGAATAGGCTCACTGATCGGCACTCTTCTCGGCGTGGTATCAGGGTTTTTTGGTGGATTTCTTGATGCTCTGATAATGAGGTTTACTGATGCGTTGCTGTCATTTCCATATGTGCTTCTTGCCATAGCTATGATGGCTGTTCTCGGTCCTGGATTGTTCAACGCAATGCTTGCAATTGGTATCGTAATGGTACCAAGTTTTTCAAGAGTTGTTAGAAGCTCCGTGATCAATGTAAAAAACGAGGAGTTTATTTTAGCAGCAAGATCGATGGGGGCATCAAATTTATGGATAATTTTTCATCATGTTCTGCCCAACATAGTACCGACGCTTATTATATATTCCTCTTTGAATTTCGCTGGCGCTGTAATAAGTGAAGCTACATTGAGTTTTCTTGGGCTTGGCATACAGCCACCAACTCCTTCGTGGGGTAGCATGCTTTCCGAGGCAAAAAATTACCTTCAGACAGCTCCACATATGGCTATTTTTCCCGGACTTGCTATCTTGATAACCTGCCTTGGTTTCAATTTACTTGGCGACGGTTTGCGCGATACACTCGATCCAAGACTGAAAACATAA
- a CDS encoding ABC transporter permease, translating to MTKYIIKRLLQAIPTLFFVILTVFLIMKMIPGDPAMVLLGPQAGPEDIARFRQQLGLDKPVIVQFFLYLKRILTGDLGTSLVYRQDVLSLIFERLPTTIILSICALFIAIVIGIPAGILAAIKHNSFVDLLVTSLSLIGISIPIFWFGMVLIIIFSLQLGWLPAVGTGDFSKSIWDGLSHFILPSLALGILSTGTIARFTRSSMLEVLNQDYIRTAYAKGLRRHLILYRHALRNALIPVITVIGLQLGNLLAGAVLTETVFALPGLGKLMVDGIFRRDYMLVQGEVLFTAMMYIFVNLAVDITYAFINPKVRQTYRGVTG from the coding sequence ATGACAAAATACATCATAAAAAGGCTTCTGCAAGCTATTCCAACGTTATTTTTTGTAATTTTGACAGTGTTTCTCATAATGAAGATGATACCGGGAGATCCAGCGATGGTATTGCTTGGTCCTCAGGCTGGACCAGAAGATATTGCACGATTCAGACAACAACTTGGATTAGATAAACCGGTTATTGTTCAATTTTTCCTGTACTTGAAAAGGATTCTAACCGGCGATCTTGGAACATCGTTAGTGTATAGACAAGACGTGCTATCGCTAATTTTTGAAAGATTACCCACAACGATTATTTTAAGCATTTGCGCATTATTTATAGCTATCGTCATTGGTATTCCGGCTGGAATACTCGCAGCAATTAAACATAATTCGTTTGTCGACTTACTCGTAACTTCTTTATCCTTGATAGGTATATCGATTCCAATATTCTGGTTTGGAATGGTTTTGATAATCATCTTTTCACTTCAACTTGGATGGCTTCCAGCAGTTGGTACGGGAGATTTCTCAAAGAGTATATGGGATGGATTGAGTCATTTTATTCTTCCATCTCTGGCTCTGGGAATACTTTCGACAGGAACAATCGCGAGATTCACAAGATCAAGTATGCTCGAGGTTTTAAACCAGGATTACATAAGAACAGCGTACGCGAAAGGCTTGAGAAGACATCTCATATTATACAGGCACGCTTTGAGAAATGCCCTTATACCTGTCATAACAGTTATCGGACTTCAACTTGGAAACCTCCTGGCAGGTGCTGTTTTAACAGAAACAGTCTTCGCACTCCCTGGTCTGGGAAAATTGATGGTCGATGGCATTTTTCGGAGGGATTATATGCTTGTACAGGGAGAAGTTCTTTTCACAGCAATGATGTACATTTTTGTTAATCTTGCTGTCGATATAACTTACGCATTTATAAATCCGAAGGTCAGACAGACCTACAGAGGTGTTACAGGGTGA
- a CDS encoding inorganic phosphate transporter: protein MSIIYLMPGIFIGIILGANDAASIFGPLVAVGSVRYRTASIFSAIFVILGATVGGANGLETLNTLTVLERDQSAVATLAAALTVILMILIKAPASVSQAVVGSLIGVAFLNGAETIRWDILIKIVAIWIITPLSAILISFSLYRLVAYFFRKLKNVRVQDLVLQYANLMALCYSAYSLGANNVANVARSFVTGESNLVVAQLLGGVSIAIGIMFFSKRMTFVIGKSIIVLDHFSSLISGLALATNVFVFSMVGVPVSATQSAIGSVVGTGMSRGQRLSSRKTKIKIILGLVLTPSVSGIISVLLHLILRGG from the coding sequence GTGAGCATAATTTATTTAATGCCGGGCATTTTCATAGGAATCATCCTTGGTGCAAATGATGCGGCGAGTATATTTGGACCACTTGTTGCTGTTGGATCTGTTCGTTATAGGACTGCGAGCATCTTTAGTGCGATCTTTGTTATTCTCGGGGCTACAGTTGGTGGGGCAAATGGCCTGGAGACACTTAACACATTGACTGTTCTTGAACGAGATCAGAGCGCCGTAGCGACTCTGGCTGCTGCTCTGACTGTTATTTTAATGATATTAATCAAGGCTCCCGCATCTGTTTCTCAAGCTGTTGTTGGTTCACTCATTGGTGTTGCCTTTTTGAACGGCGCGGAGACTATCAGGTGGGATATATTGATAAAAATTGTTGCAATATGGATTATAACGCCTTTATCGGCGATTTTAATATCTTTCAGTTTATACAGATTGGTTGCGTATTTTTTCAGAAAATTGAAGAATGTACGAGTTCAAGATCTTGTATTACAGTATGCTAACCTGATGGCACTGTGCTATAGTGCTTATTCTCTTGGTGCAAACAATGTTGCGAATGTCGCCAGATCATTTGTCACAGGCGAGTCAAATCTTGTTGTAGCACAGTTGCTTGGGGGTGTTTCCATAGCCATAGGTATTATGTTTTTCAGCAAAAGGATGACTTTTGTCATAGGAAAAAGTATAATAGTACTGGATCATTTTTCGTCACTTATTTCTGGACTTGCATTGGCAACAAATGTTTTTGTTTTCTCCATGGTAGGAGTTCCAGTCTCTGCAACACAGTCGGCAATAGGTTCTGTTGTTGGGACCGGAATGAGCAGAGGTCAGCGATTGAGCAGTAGAAAGACAAAGATCAAGATAATTTTAGGACTCGTTTTGACGCCCTCTGTCTCAGGGATAATCAGTGTATTGCTCCATTTAATACTGAGAGGAGGTTAA
- a CDS encoding ABC transporter substrate-binding protein, which yields MRKLAAFLFAVVLSVAIFASPNYNSVIRVGSDQNPTTMDPAMYQDLASAQVMRNVFETLVAYDADVKEIHPLIAESWEVSADLKEWTFKLKKGVRFQKGKFQNGREVTAEDVKYSFEREISISPMVRLYMVEKVEVIDRYTVKIVLKYPYAPFLTVLTDIGAAIVPKEECEGWGEEFTLHPVGTGPFKLVEWVKDSHMVFERNEDYWDEKPYLKQIVYKFIPDKSVLTVALLSGEVDITSDILDQDIPKVKSNPNVDPIMVGGCNVYAVYLNSSKGPTTDKKVREAFFRGIDVQQLVKVIFPNGTAEAAYGPIPTGSWAYNPNVKSFYPNYDPEKAKQLLKEAGYENQPVKLTIYTPEDPNRRKAAVIIQSMLKKIGFDIEVQSLEWGAFTATTSKGEADAYTIGWTWYPDPEFFIFYMFHSSRKGTYGNGGGYNNPEVDKYIELGESSVDQNERTEYYRKAEELIMKDMYYFPLWHKLVVNGVNKKVHGYKPSPDMTIRLYAPGTNVWVEQ from the coding sequence ATGAGGAAACTGGCAGCTTTTCTTTTTGCAGTGGTTCTATCCGTTGCAATATTTGCATCGCCAAATTACAACTCTGTGATACGTGTTGGGTCTGATCAAAATCCTACAACAATGGATCCTGCCATGTATCAGGATCTGGCTTCGGCCCAGGTTATGAGAAATGTCTTTGAAACTCTTGTTGCTTACGATGCAGATGTAAAAGAAATCCACCCGTTAATTGCAGAATCCTGGGAAGTAAGCGCCGATTTAAAGGAATGGACATTCAAGCTCAAAAAGGGCGTCCGATTTCAAAAGGGAAAATTCCAGAATGGTCGAGAGGTAACCGCTGAGGATGTAAAATACAGCTTTGAAAGAGAAATATCTATCTCTCCTATGGTGAGACTCTATATGGTTGAAAAAGTAGAAGTAATAGATAGATACACAGTAAAAATTGTACTTAAATATCCCTACGCTCCATTCCTAACAGTTTTAACAGATATTGGGGCCGCTATTGTTCCGAAAGAAGAGTGTGAAGGCTGGGGCGAAGAATTCACACTTCACCCTGTTGGAACTGGTCCATTCAAACTTGTAGAATGGGTAAAGGACAGTCATATGGTTTTCGAAAGAAATGAAGATTACTGGGATGAAAAGCCATACCTCAAACAAATTGTTTACAAATTCATTCCCGATAAATCAGTTTTAACCGTTGCACTCTTGAGTGGAGAAGTGGATATAACAAGCGACATCTTAGATCAGGACATACCAAAAGTCAAATCAAATCCAAATGTTGACCCTATAATGGTTGGAGGTTGTAACGTTTATGCAGTATATCTCAATTCTTCAAAGGGTCCCACAACAGACAAAAAGGTAAGAGAAGCCTTCTTTAGAGGAATAGATGTCCAGCAGCTCGTGAAAGTAATCTTTCCCAATGGCACCGCTGAAGCTGCCTACGGGCCTATTCCAACTGGATCATGGGCATACAATCCGAATGTGAAATCATTCTATCCGAATTACGATCCAGAAAAAGCAAAGCAGTTATTGAAAGAAGCAGGATACGAAAATCAACCGGTCAAATTGACTATATATACCCCGGAAGACCCCAATAGAAGGAAAGCTGCTGTGATCATCCAGTCAATGTTGAAAAAAATTGGCTTTGATATCGAAGTTCAATCCCTTGAGTGGGGAGCATTTACCGCCACGACTTCTAAAGGGGAGGCAGACGCATATACAATTGGCTGGACATGGTACCCAGATCCCGAATTTTTTATATTCTACATGTTCCATTCATCCAGAAAGGGCACATATGGCAACGGTGGAGGATACAACAACCCAGAAGTTGATAAATACATAGAGCTTGGAGAATCTTCTGTAGATCAAAACGAAAGAACAGAATATTATAGAAAAGCAGAAGAACTCATCATGAAAGATATGTACTATTTTCCACTCTGGCATAAATTAGTTGTTAATGGAGTAAACAAGAAAGTTCATGGTTATAAACCTTCTCCAGATATGACAATACGCCTCTACGCCCCTGGAACAAACGTGTGGGTTGAACAGTAA
- a CDS encoding DUF2905 domain-containing protein, translating into MRVIQISRILIVLGLILIIVGFSIYLIGRFTPLGRLPGDIVIKRERFVFYFPLTTCLLISATLTLIFLLISKFWK; encoded by the coding sequence ATGCGCGTGATCCAGATAAGTAGGATACTCATTGTCCTCGGCTTGATACTGATAATCGTGGGTTTTTCCATTTATTTGATAGGGCGTTTTACCCCCCTTGGGAGGTTGCCGGGTGATATAGTAATAAAGCGGGAAAGATTTGTTTTTTACTTTCCACTCACGACATGTTTGCTGATTAGTGCCACTTTAACATTGATATTTTTGTTAATATCGAAATTTTGGAAATAA
- a CDS encoding AroM family protein: MLFITIGESPRDDVVPELIDIIGKRNISYREIGLIDNVDSRLYTPLNSQDILVSRKRDGSIAYVSHKWVSERLANLKLNDLGILLCTDDFENDRLILPYRVVRSFFKALPKLDKMTVVVPEEDQRENAIKRWNNISNRLSCIAFSPYKPQMKATSFDLRDEQLVYLDCIGFSLQHEKFFKDLTKGIVISARRILGNYLRCLIS; this comes from the coding sequence ATGTTATTCATAACAATTGGAGAAAGCCCAAGAGATGATGTTGTCCCCGAACTTATAGATATAATAGGTAAACGAAACATTTCTTATAGAGAAATAGGTCTGATAGATAACGTTGATTCAAGACTATACACACCATTAAATTCGCAAGACATTCTTGTAAGTAGAAAACGCGATGGGAGTATTGCATATGTATCGCACAAATGGGTTAGTGAGCGCTTAGCAAATCTCAAATTGAACGATCTTGGCATTTTGTTGTGTACAGATGATTTCGAGAACGATAGATTGATTCTTCCTTACAGAGTAGTCAGATCTTTTTTCAAAGCCTTGCCGAAACTTGATAAAATGACAGTTGTAGTACCCGAAGAAGATCAGCGGGAAAATGCAATTAAGAGATGGAATAATATATCAAACAGGCTTTCGTGTATTGCTTTTTCACCGTATAAACCACAGATGAAAGCAACCAGCTTTGATCTGAGAGATGAACAGTTAGTGTATTTAGATTGTATCGGATTTTCACTTCAACACGAAAAATTTTTCAAAGATCTAACAAAAGGAATAGTTATAAGTGCAAGGAGAATTCTGGGAAATTATCTGAGGTGTCTGATATCTTAA
- a CDS encoding PSP1 domain-containing protein — protein MIAIVYAIEIFPKGKLFYYSENGEDIKPGDLVLVMTEFGPDVGKVIKGPDEMGIEEIGSELRPVMRKLTEEDTKIYSENLKDAEQAMQICLEKIKEHNLPMKLLHTRYMFDRSRLVFFFSSETRVDFRELVKDLARIFKTRIELRQVGVRDELKFIGGLGLCGRPTCCSTFLREFDSITLKHAKCQQLMINTAKISGACRRLLCCLMYEYDFYEEALADIPSEGETIIYEAKNCKVQSIDVFKEKVLVISEEGEMINLPFSYFRGDARDPDK, from the coding sequence ATGATAGCAATTGTTTATGCTATAGAGATATTTCCAAAGGGGAAATTGTTTTATTATTCTGAAAATGGTGAAGACATAAAACCGGGAGATCTTGTCCTCGTTATGACAGAATTCGGTCCGGACGTTGGCAAGGTAATAAAAGGGCCAGATGAAATGGGAATAGAGGAGATTGGATCGGAATTAAGGCCAGTAATGAGAAAATTAACCGAGGAAGATACGAAAATCTATAGCGAAAATCTCAAAGATGCCGAGCAGGCGATGCAAATATGCCTTGAAAAGATAAAAGAGCATAATTTGCCCATGAAGCTTCTCCATACCCGGTATATGTTTGACAGATCAAGGCTGGTTTTTTTCTTCAGTTCCGAAACAAGAGTGGATTTCAGAGAACTGGTAAAAGACCTTGCCAGAATTTTCAAGACGCGTATAGAACTCAGGCAAGTTGGTGTAAGAGATGAGCTGAAATTCATAGGTGGTTTAGGTTTATGCGGGCGTCCCACTTGCTGCAGCACTTTCTTGAGAGAATTCGATAGTATAACCCTGAAACATGCAAAATGCCAGCAGCTCATGATAAATACCGCGAAAATATCCGGAGCTTGTAGAAGATTGCTGTGCTGTTTGATGTACGAATATGATTTTTACGAAGAAGCTCTTGCTGATATTCCATCAGAGGGAGAAACTATAATCTATGAAGCAAAAAATTGCAAAGTTCAGTCGATAGATGTTTTCAAAGAAAAAGTTCTGGTAATTTCTGAGGAGGGAGAGATGATTAACTTACCCTTTTCGTATTTCAGGGGTGATGCGCGTGATCCAGATAAGTAG
- the mazG gene encoding nucleoside triphosphate pyrophosphohydrolase — translation MSEIGEQFQKLVSIMQKLRSPDGCEWDREQTHHSLKPYLVEEVFELIEAIDQSEDEKLKEELGDVLLQVIFHCQIASERGAFNISDVVTFLSEKLVRRHPHVFSDSPGYSYEQWERIKSSEKGEQKSSAIGRLNHALPALSLARRIQENAAAVGFDWPDISGAMEKVKEEVGELEDAIKSEGRQELEEELGDLLFAVVNIARFLQLDPEIALRKSTRKFVERFQMVEEFVRERKLDLKKLSLDQLDELWEEAKGGKIK, via the coding sequence TTGTCTGAAATTGGTGAACAGTTTCAAAAGCTGGTTTCCATAATGCAAAAATTGAGATCGCCAGATGGATGTGAGTGGGATAGAGAACAAACACACCATAGTTTGAAGCCTTATCTTGTCGAGGAAGTTTTTGAACTAATTGAAGCAATTGATCAGTCAGAAGATGAGAAATTGAAAGAAGAACTCGGTGATGTATTACTTCAGGTGATTTTTCACTGCCAGATAGCTTCTGAAAGAGGTGCTTTCAATATATCAGATGTTGTAACATTTTTGAGTGAAAAACTTGTCAGGAGGCATCCTCATGTTTTTTCAGATAGTCCCGGATATTCTTATGAGCAGTGGGAGAGGATCAAATCGAGTGAAAAAGGCGAGCAAAAATCATCGGCAATAGGGAGATTGAATCATGCGCTTCCTGCCCTCAGCCTTGCCAGGAGAATTCAGGAAAATGCTGCGGCAGTTGGTTTTGATTGGCCGGATATCTCCGGTGCAATGGAAAAAGTAAAAGAAGAGGTGGGAGAATTAGAGGATGCAATTAAATCGGAAGGGAGGCAAGAACTCGAAGAGGAACTTGGTGATTTGCTTTTCGCGGTCGTAAATATCGCGCGTTTTCTTCAACTTGATCCAGAAATCGCTTTGAGAAAGTCAACAAGAAAATTTGTGGAGAGATTCCAGATGGTTGAAGAGTTTGTACGGGAGAGAAAGCTTGATTTAAAAAAGCTTTCTCTTGATCAACTTGATGAACTCTGGGAAGAAGCGAAGGGAGGAAAAATAAAATGA
- a CDS encoding peptidyl-prolyl cis-trans isomerase, translated as MRKVFMFGLILILSLVAIGQETQPATAVVAEVNGVAITMEELNREANVDRLLSQIQSVDATFYDVLVNTSEGVNLLLRYKREVLNNLIDQVLIKQIGEKMGVTVSKDNIENMVSTELNKTLTQYGMTESDLDWYLKQAGLGDINSFKDRLRWIFTVQQTVSLIQQQVTSSATVTEEEARQFYEQNREYFAVEEAAKLLRITVDSKEKADKALERIRAGEEFSQVASDVSTDPLSKGKAGDLGWVERGSGLISEEIEEKIFVSPKGAILGPLQTSVGWEIYRIIDKRPKGYENFEDVVNDIYQHLIQQKAQQLWQTWINEQFIPFKNSSVINIYLLSEGGQEDQ; from the coding sequence ATGAGAAAAGTTTTTATGTTTGGCTTGATTTTGATTCTGTCATTGGTGGCTATTGGTCAGGAAACTCAGCCTGCTACAGCAGTAGTTGCTGAGGTTAATGGTGTTGCTATTACTATGGAAGAACTAAACAGGGAAGCGAATGTGGATAGATTATTATCTCAAATTCAATCAGTGGATGCCACATTTTATGATGTTCTGGTTAACACCTCTGAAGGTGTTAATTTATTGCTCAGATATAAAAGAGAAGTTTTAAATAACCTGATAGACCAGGTTTTGATCAAGCAGATTGGCGAAAAAATGGGAGTAACTGTTTCAAAAGATAATATCGAAAATATGGTTTCAACAGAATTGAACAAAACACTTACCCAATATGGAATGACTGAAAGTGATCTTGATTGGTATCTCAAGCAAGCTGGACTTGGTGATATAAACTCTTTTAAAGACAGACTCAGATGGATTTTCACAGTTCAGCAGACAGTTTCATTGATTCAGCAGCAGGTTACCTCCTCGGCAACAGTGACAGAAGAAGAGGCAAGGCAATTCTATGAACAAAACAGAGAATATTTTGCTGTTGAAGAAGCGGCAAAATTATTGCGCATAACAGTTGATTCAAAAGAGAAAGCAGATAAAGCTTTGGAAAGAATCAGAGCTGGAGAGGAATTTTCTCAGGTTGCAAGTGATGTTTCAACCGATCCTCTGTCTAAGGGGAAGGCTGGAGATCTTGGTTGGGTAGAACGTGGCAGTGGCCTGATATCTGAAGAAATCGAAGAAAAGATTTTCGTAAGTCCGAAGGGTGCTATACTTGGTCCATTGCAAACCAGTGTAGGTTGGGAAATATATAGAATTATTGACAAAAGGCCCAAAGGATATGAGAATTTTGAAGATGTAGTGAACGATATCTATCAGCACTTAATACAGCAGAAGGCTCAGCAATTGTGGCAGACTTGGATCAATGAACAATTTATTCCTTTCAAAAATTCAAGTGTTATAAACATCTATTTGCTAAGCGAGGGAGGACAGGAAGATCAATGA
- a CDS encoding TIGR00153 family protein — protein MGWITGKKEQEIIAKVMNHLDMISVELSELRKLVEKYLNHEIDEIDQCAEKVRYYEHQADIIRREAETSMYSGAFLPNFRGDLLGVIESVDKVANRAEYVADILELEHPVIPDVLSSQLMKLLDICIETYEALKIAIGDLFEDLEKVKEHVLLVEQKEHEADNVERCLIKQIYKLDISHGHKFELKELVQSIADISDRAEDCSDRVEVVSMKRRV, from the coding sequence ATGGGCTGGATTACAGGAAAGAAAGAACAGGAGATTATAGCAAAAGTTATGAACCATCTGGATATGATAAGTGTCGAACTTTCTGAGCTGAGAAAATTGGTGGAAAAATACTTGAATCACGAGATAGATGAAATTGATCAGTGTGCAGAAAAGGTAAGATATTATGAGCATCAGGCGGACATAATTAGGCGAGAAGCGGAAACATCGATGTATAGTGGCGCATTCTTGCCTAACTTTAGGGGAGATTTGCTTGGTGTCATAGAATCGGTTGACAAAGTTGCGAACAGGGCAGAGTATGTTGCAGATATACTTGAGCTCGAACATCCTGTTATACCAGATGTACTCAGCTCTCAATTGATGAAACTTCTTGACATTTGTATCGAAACATATGAGGCTTTGAAGATTGCAATTGGAGATTTATTTGAAGATCTCGAAAAAGTTAAAGAGCACGTTTTGCTTGTTGAACAAAAGGAACATGAAGCGGACAATGTTGAACGATGTTTAATAAAGCAAATATATAAGCTCGATATCTCACATGGTCATAAATTTGAATTGAAAGAGTTGGTTCAAAGCATTGCCGACATTTCAGACCGTGCTGAAGATTGCTCAGACAGAGTGGAAGTTGTTTCCATGAAAAGGAGGGTATGA